CAGGTGACCAGTTTCATCGACGCCTGGGGGAGCGATGGCAGCGACGCGAGCGCCCGGCGCTTTGGCGCGACCTTCGCGCCGATGCTGCGCTTGCGGTTGCAGGGCGATAGGGCTGGGCTGGAGGCGGATGGATGAGTGACGCGCCACGCTATGCGGGGATCGAGCTGGGCGGGACCAAGGCGATTGCCGTGCTGACACAGGGCGATGCGATCGTCGAGCGGCACAGCGTCGCCACAGGCGAGCCGATAGCCACGCTCGGCGCATTGCGCGCAATCCTCGATGGCTGGGCGGCAGCCGCGCCGCTCGCGGGCCTCGGCATCGCCAGTTTCGGCCCGATCCAGCTCGATCCGCGCGATCCGAGGTTGGGGCAGATCCTCGCTACGCCCAAGCCCGGCTGGACCGGCGCGCCAGTCGCGGCGCTGCTGAGCGAAGGACTGGCGTGTCCGATGGTGATCGACACCGACGTCAACGGAGCTGCGCTGGCCGAGTATCGCTGGGGCGCGGCGGTGGGGTGCGACAGCCTCTGCTATCTCACCATCGGGACCGGATTGGGCGGTGGGCTGCTGATCGGCGGCAAGCCCGTTCACGGCGCGATGCACCCTGAGATCGGGCACATCCGATTGCGGCGTGTCGCCGGCGATCTTTTCCCGGGTGCCTGCGACTTTCACGGCGATTGTGTAGAGGGACTGGTGTCGGGACCGGCACTCGCCGCGCGCTTCGGCATGGACCCGGCCACGGCGTCCGATGGCGACCCGATCTGGCGTCACGTCGCCGCCGATATCGCCGAGCTCTGCTGTGCGATCCTGCTGACAACGTCGGCCCGCCGCATATTGTTTGGCGGCAGCGTCGCCTTGTCACGTGCCTTCATTCTGCCCTGGGTGCGGGAGATCGTCGTGGCCCAACTCGAGAGCTATCTGCCCTTCGTCACCACGGAGGCAGTGGGCGAAATCATCCAGCCAGCGGGTCTCGGCACCGACGCCGGCCCACTCGGCGCGATCGCATTGGCGCAGGCCGCGTCGCGCTGAGCGACGCGGCCCAGCCGATCACTTCGCGTCGACCTTGTCGATCAGGTTGAGCAGCCCATTGACGATCGCGCTCTCGGCGCAGCCGGGCTTCAGCCGCGACGAAACGACCTCGAACGTATTGTACGCGAACGCCGCGTCGTTCGGGATATAGCCCGACTGCGCCATGCCGTTGGTGATCGTCGTCATCATGCTGTGCTTGAACGGCGATTCGCGCTTGAAGCGCTGGGCGATGGTCGTGAACACCTCGGCATCGACCCCGCCGATTACCGTGTCGCCGATCTTGAGCAGGCTGAGGCGGATGCTGACGGGGTCTGCGTCCTCATAGGTGCCGGGATAGCCCGCACGGCCCTTGTCCAATCGCTTGCGGCCGGGGCAGGTGACGCTGGTCTGCGCGCCCTGAATGGTTGCTTCGGCGACTGGACGCTCCAGGCTGGCGCGGCTGACGTGCAGCACTTCCTCGCCCAGCATCTGGCCCATCGACTTCACCATCTGCTTCTGCTGTTCCATCAGCATCGCCACGCGCGGATTGCTGCGGTTCATGCCGGTGCCGCCTGGCGGCATCGCGTTGCTGATATCTTCACCCCGCGCGGCATAGTCGGCGGTGCGGATCGCGCGCAGGTCATAGGTCTGGTTGAAATAGATCGGGTTCTGGTCCCCCGCCGCACCGTTCGAATAGACCGCGACCGCGTCACCGCCCAGCGATTGTTCGATATAGTTGGAGGCGGCACCGGGCAGGTCGGCGCTCACCAGATCGAGATTGCCGGTCAGCACGGCGTGGACGCCATAGTTGAAATAGACCGCGATCGGCGCGCCCTCCAGCGTCTCGAACCGCACCACCGCGACAGTCTTGTCCGACACGCCCTCGTAATTCGGCCCCTCCCACCAGCGACGGGTCTTGGGGTCGATGATGTTGCGGTTGACGTTGATGTAGGAAACGCCGGTGCCATAGGCCATGCGTGCAGGCCTGGTCGCCGCCGCGGCCTTGCGGATCGCGTCGAAGATCTGCGCCTCATAGGCCGGGCCCCGCATCCATGGTGCGCTATGGGTGTGGCTGGCCGTCAGCAGCAGCTGGCTGGTCGGGATCTTGAGTTCGCGCTCGACCCGCGCCGCGACATTGGCCCAGGTCTCGGTCATGATCGCCCCGGCGTCGACCGTCACCATCGCCGCCCGCGTCTTGCCGTCATCCACCACGATTGCGCGGACGTTCAGCGGGTCGAGCACGCCGAGCATGTTCTTCGGCAATTCCGCAGCCTTGGGGGGTGATGTCGACTTTCGCCGCGCCCACTTTCAGCGCCTGGGCGGAGGCGGGCAGGGCGACGCAGAACAGGGTGGCGGCACAGGCCGCGCGAAGCTCAATCTTCATGGCAGGACATCCCGTTGGAGCCGAGGGCAGATGGCGGCGGAACGACAGGCAGACGCGCTTTCTGCATTATCCTCTCCGCCCGACGATCGCCTTATGCAATCGATTGCTAACCGTGTTAGGCATGGGCTGGACGAATGGCAACCCAAAAGGCGGCGGCCTAACCCGCTTCGCCTGGCTTCAGCGCCTCCGCCACCAGCGGTGTCACCCGCTCCACGATCCTCTCAAGCCCCTGGCGGTTGGGATGGATGCGATCGGGCAGCATCAGCGCCGGGTCGGTCACCACCTGATCCAGGAAGAATGGATACAGCACCGCGTCGTAGCGCTTCGCCAGATCGCCATAGATCGCGTTGAAGGCGTCGGCATAGTCGCGGCCCATGTTCGGCGCGGCGACCATGCCGGTCAGCATGATCGGGATGCCGCGCTTTTTCAGTTCCTCGCAGATCGCGGTCAGGTTCGCGCGGGTCTCGGCGGGGTCGATCCCGCGCAGCATATCGTTGCCGCCAAGGTTGACCATGACGAGGTCGGGTTTGCGATCCAGTCCGTCGAGCGTGAAGCCCAGCCGCCGCAGCCCCGCCGAGCTGGTGTCGCCGGAAACCCCAGCATTGCGCACGCTCGCCGCGATCCCGCGCGCGGCCAGCGCCTTTTCCAGCTGTGCCGGGAAACTCTCCTGCGGCAGGACGCCATAGCCGGCATAGAGGCTGTCGCCGAACGCGACGACCAACCGCGCATCGGCCTTCTGCGCACCCCCGCTGGCGACCGCCGAGGGGGTTGGCGGAGTCGCTAGCGACTGGTTCGCGGCATCATTTTCGCCCGAACATGCGCTCAGCCCTTGGAGGAGCAGCATCGCGCCCGCATATGGGGCAAGCTTTCTGATCAAGGACGTCATCTCCACCTATGTCGATCGAACCGGTGGCGGATATCGCAATCCGCGCGCGTAATGTCACCCTGACGCTTGGAACGCGCGAAGCGCCGACCGAAATTTTGAAGGGAATCGATGTCGATATCGCGCGCGGCAGCAGCGTCGCGATCCTCGGCCCGTCGGGGTCGGGCAAGTCGTCGCTGATGGCGATCCTGTCGGGCCTCGAACAGGCGAGTGGCGGGAGCGTGAGCGTCGCGGGCATCGCATACGACACGCTGGACGAGGATGGGCTGGCGCGCGCGCGGCGGGGAAGGGTCGGGATCGTGTTGCAGGCGTTTCACCTGCTGCCGACGATGACCGCGCTGGAGAATGTCGCGGTGCCGCTGGAGCTGGCGGGGTCGGAGGACGCCTTTGCGCGCGCCGGGGCGGAGCTGGAGGCGGTCGGCCTCGGCCATCGACTGACCCATTATCCGGTGCAGCTGTCGGGCGGCGAGCAGCAGCGCGTCGCCATTGCCCGCGCGGTGGCGGGGCGGCCCGAAATCATCTTTGCCGATGAGCCGACCGGCAATCTCGACGGCGCGACTAGTGGGGTGATCATCGACCTGTTGTTCGAGCGCCAGCGCGCAGCGGGGGCCACGCTGCTCATCATTACCCACGACCCCGCGCTCGCCAGCCGGTGCGACCGCGTGCTGACGATGCGCGACGGGCTGATCGTCGCGGACAGCGCCGCGTGAGCGCGCTGGGCTGGCGCGCGGCGTGGAGCATCGCGCGGCGCGACCTGCATTCGGGCTTTCGCGGGCTGCGGCTGTTGCTCGTCTGCCTGTTCCTCGGCGTGGCGACGCTCGCGACGATCGGCAGCCTGACCGCGTCGATCACCGGTGAGATTTCGGCACGGGGACAGGTGCTGCTCGGCGGCGATGTCGAGGTTGGGATGACCCAGCGCCAAGCATCGGCACAGGAACGGGCGGCGCTGACGCAGCTCGGCACCGTTAGCGACACGATCCGCACCCGCGCGATGGCGCGGCGCGCGACTCCAATTGCCGGAGCGCCCGATGCGGTGCTGACCGAGCTCAAGGGTGTGGACGTCCGCTATCCGCTCTATGGCAGCCTGACGCTGACGCAGGGCCGCTACGCCCAGCTCGTACCCGACGCGATTCTGATCGGACGGGCGTTATCCGAACGGCTGCTGCTCAAGACCGGCGACCAGATCCGCTATGGCGATGCGACATTCCGCATTGTCGGCATGATCGCCGACGAACCCGACCGGGTGGGGGAGGGGTTCACGCTCGGCCCGGTCGCGATCGTCTCGCTCGACGGGCTGAAGCGCACCGGATTGCTTCAACCGGGCGCGTTGTACGAGACCAAATATCGCGTGCGTCTGAACCCCGGCGTGACCCCGGATGAGGCGGTGGACGGGCTCAAGGATCGGTTCCCGACTGCGGGCTTCGAATACAAGACCCGCGACCGCGCGGCGCCCGGCGCGGTGCGCTTTTTCGAGCGGATGGGACAGTTCCTGTCGCTGATCGGCCTCGCCGCTTTGGTGATCGCTGGCATCGGGGTGAGCAACGGCGTCGCCTCATACCTGGGGCAGAAGCGCGGCGGGATCGCGACGTTCAAGATCCTCGGCGCGACATCGGCGGATATCAGCCGCATCTATCTGCTTCAGATCGCGGCGGCTTCGGCGCTGGCGGTGGCGGCGGGGCTGATCGTCGGCGCGCTGCTGCCGATCGGGTTCGTCATGCTGGCGGGCGATCTGCTTCCGGTCGCACCGGGCTTTGCGGTCTATCCGATCCCGCTGCTGACCAGCGCAGCCTATGGCCTGCTGATCGCCTTTGCCTTCGCGATGCCGCCGCTCGCCCGCGCGCGTACCCATCCCGCCGCCGCGCAGCTGCGCAGCGGGGTCGAGGAGTCGCGCCGGATCGACCGGCGCAGCACGCTGATGGTCGCGCTGGCAGGCGCTCTGGTGGTGACGCTGGCGCTGGTCACTGCGCGCGAGCCGATCTTTGCCGGGGCGGTGCTCGGCGCGGTGGCGCTGGTGTTGCTTGTCCTGCTCGGCATCGGCGCGTTGATCCGGCGGGTCTCTGCGAAGCTGCCACGCCCGCGCCGCCCGCTGCTGCGGCTGGCCGTCGCGAACCTCCACCGGCCCGGCGCACAGACCGTCGCGCTGGTGATCGCGCTGGGCCTTGCGCTTACCCTGTTTGTCACGCTGGCCGCGATCCAGACCAGCCTGGATGCCGAGATCGAGCGTGCCGTGCCGCAACGCGCGCCGAGCCAGTTCGTGCTCGACATCCCGTCCGAAGCGCGTGGCGAGTTCACGGCATTGGTCAAGCGCGAAGCCCCGGAGGCGCAGCTCAACATCGTCCCCGCTCTCCGCGGCACGATCACCGCCTTTGGCAAGACGCGCGTCGCCGATCTAGAGACCCTGCCCGAGGGCGCGTGGTTCCTGCGCGGTGAGCGCGGCGTCACCTATTCCGACGTGCTGCCACAGGGCAGCGAGCTGGTCGCCGGGCAATGGTGGCACAAGGACTATGCTGGCCCGCCTTTGGTGTCGCTCGACCGTGAGGCGGCGACGCTGCTCAATGTCGGGGTCGGCGATACGATGACGGTCAGCATCCTCGGTCGCGAGATCGCGGCGCGGATCGCGTCGCTGCGTCAGGTCAACTGGGACACGATGGGGTTCAACTATATCCTCGTCTTCTCGCCCAACACGCTCGCCGCCGCGCCGCACAGCCTGACCGCGACAATCGACATGGATCGCGCCAATGAAGGCAAGGTGTCGCGCGCATTGCTCGGCGCATTCCCGTCGGCTTCGATCATCGCGGTGAGCGAGGTGGTGGGACAGGTGCGTACGATCCTTGACCAGATGGCGACGGCGATCCTGCTCTCGGCATCGGTCACGATCCTCGCCGGCATCGCCGTGCTGGTCGGCGCCATCGCCGCGTCGCGACAGGCGCGCAGCTATGACAGCGTCATCCTCAAGACCTTGGGCGCGACGCGGCGCCAGATTCTCGCGGCGCAGGCGCTCGAATATGCGCTGCTCGCGCTGACCCTCGCGGCGCTGGCGCTGGGGCTGGGCGGGCTGGCGGCGTGGTATGTCATTACCGGGGTGTTCGAGTTTGGCTGGGCACCCGACTGGACCATCGTCGGCGCGACGCTGGGGCTGGGCGCGTTGCTCACGCTCGGGATCGGGTTGCTCGGATCGCTGCCGGTGCTGTCGGTGCGTCCCGCTCAGGCATTGCGGAGGCTCTGAGCGGGCGGTGCCCGCTCAACCCCGCTTGAGATAGCCGTGCATCGTGATCCAGCTGACAAAGGCGTTGAACCAGCCGGTGCTGGTCGTCTCCTTGGGATACATGCCGAAACCATGTCCGCCCTGTTCGTAGAGGTGGAACTCGACGGGGCGCTTGGCGGTGCGCCAGGCGTTGATCAGGCCATAGTCGATATTGCCGAACAGCGGATCGTCCGCCGCCAGCGCGACGAATAGCGGCGGCGCATCGGCGGGGATCGTCATCGCCGAGAGCGGGCCATAGACATTGCCGATAAAGGCGGGCTTGGCATCGACCCCCGCCACCGTGGTCGCCATCGTCAGCATCGCACCGGCGGAGAAACCGACCATGCCGACACGGGCGGGATCGACCTTCCACTCCGCCGCGCGCTTGCGCACCAGGGCGAAGGCGGCGCGGGCGTCGGTGATCTGCGGCGCGAGGCCAGCGAGCATCGCGTCAGGGGAGGGGCGTGCGGGGCGGGCGGCGCCGGAGAACATCTGGCGCATCGATGCCTCGAACCCGGCCATGTCCGCCGGGGTCTGGTTGAGGCGGTATTTGAGGACGAAGGCGGCGACCCCGCGATCGGCGAGCGCGCGGGCCACGGCCCAGCCCTCATTCTCCATCGACAGCGTGCGGAAGCCGCCGCCCGGCGCCACGATCACGGCAGTGCCGGTTGCCTTGGCGGGATCGGGCAGGAAGGGGGGTCAGCGTCGCTTCGGTCACATTGCGCGCGAACACGCTGCCATATTGGCTGTGCCAGCTCTCCGGGTTGGTGCCGCCGGGCAGTGGGCCGGTGCCGAGCGGGATCGCACTCGGCTGTGCCGGAATGGCGATCGGGGTCATGCGGTCGTTCTGCGCCTGCGCGGCGGGCGCGGCGATGCA
The genomic region above belongs to Sphingomonas sp. J315 and contains:
- a CDS encoding ROK family protein, whose protein sequence is MSDAPRYAGIELGGTKAIAVLTQGDAIVERHSVATGEPIATLGALRAILDGWAAAAPLAGLGIASFGPIQLDPRDPRLGQILATPKPGWTGAPVAALLSEGLACPMVIDTDVNGAALAEYRWGAAVGCDSLCYLTIGTGLGGGLLIGGKPVHGAMHPEIGHIRLRRVAGDLFPGACDFHGDCVEGLVSGPALAARFGMDPATASDGDPIWRHVAADIAELCCAILLTTSARRILFGGSVALSRAFILPWVREIVVAQLESYLPFVTTEAVGEIIQPAGLGTDAGPLGAIALAQAASR
- a CDS encoding neutral/alkaline non-lysosomal ceramidase N-terminal domain-containing protein yields the protein MPKNMLGVLDPLNVRAIVVDDGKTRAAMVTVDAGAIMTETWANVAARVERELKIPTSQLLLTASHTHSAPWMRGPAYEAQIFDAIRKAAAATRPARMAYGTGVSYINVNRNIIDPKTRRWWEGPNYEGVSDKTVAVVRFETLEGAPIAVYFNYGVHAVLTGNLDLVSADLPGAASNYIEQSLGGDAVAVYSNGAAGDQNPIYFNQTYDLRAIRTADYAARGEDISNAMPPGGTGMNRSNPRVAMLMEQQKQMVKSMGQMLGEEVLHVSRASLERPVAEATIQGAQTSVTCPGRKRLDKGRAGYPGTYEDADPVSIRLSLLKIGDTVIGGVDAEVFTTIAQRFKRESPFKHSMMTTITNGMAQSGYIPNDAAFAYNTFEVVSSRLKPGCAESAIVNGLLNLIDKVDAK
- a CDS encoding arylesterase produces the protein MLLLQGLSACSGENDAANQSLATPPTPSAVASGGAQKADARLVVAFGDSLYAGYGVLPQESFPAQLEKALAARGIAASVRNAGVSGDTSSAGLRRLGFTLDGLDRKPDLVMVNLGGNDMLRGIDPAETRANLTAICEELKKRGIPIMLTGMVAAPNMGRDYADAFNAIYGDLAKRYDAVLYPFFLDQVVTDPALMLPDRIHPNRQGLERIVERVTPLVAEALKPGEAG
- a CDS encoding ABC transporter ATP-binding protein, with the translated sequence MSIEPVADIAIRARNVTLTLGTREAPTEILKGIDVDIARGSSVAILGPSGSGKSSLMAILSGLEQASGGSVSVAGIAYDTLDEDGLARARRGRVGIVLQAFHLLPTMTALENVAVPLELAGSEDAFARAGAELEAVGLGHRLTHYPVQLSGGEQQRVAIARAVAGRPEIIFADEPTGNLDGATSGVIIDLLFERQRAAGATLLIITHDPALASRCDRVLTMRDGLIVADSAA
- a CDS encoding ABC transporter permease, which codes for MSALGWRAAWSIARRDLHSGFRGLRLLLVCLFLGVATLATIGSLTASITGEISARGQVLLGGDVEVGMTQRQASAQERAALTQLGTVSDTIRTRAMARRATPIAGAPDAVLTELKGVDVRYPLYGSLTLTQGRYAQLVPDAILIGRALSERLLLKTGDQIRYGDATFRIVGMIADEPDRVGEGFTLGPVAIVSLDGLKRTGLLQPGALYETKYRVRLNPGVTPDEAVDGLKDRFPTAGFEYKTRDRAAPGAVRFFERMGQFLSLIGLAALVIAGIGVSNGVASYLGQKRGGIATFKILGATSADISRIYLLQIAAASALAVAAGLIVGALLPIGFVMLAGDLLPVAPGFAVYPIPLLTSAAYGLLIAFAFAMPPLARARTHPAAAQLRSGVEESRRIDRRSTLMVALAGALVVTLALVTAREPIFAGAVLGAVALVLLVLLGIGALIRRVSAKLPRPRRPLLRLAVANLHRPGAQTVALVIALGLALTLFVTLAAIQTSLDAEIERAVPQRAPSQFVLDIPSEARGEFTALVKREAPEAQLNIVPALRGTITAFGKTRVADLETLPEGAWFLRGERGVTYSDVLPQGSELVAGQWWHKDYAGPPLVSLDREAATLLNVGVGDTMTVSILGREIAARIASLRQVNWDTMGFNYILVFSPNTLAAAPHSLTATIDMDRANEGKVSRALLGAFPSASIIAVSEVVGQVRTILDQMATAILLSASVTILAGIAVLVGAIAASRQARSYDSVILKTLGATRRQILAAQALEYALLALTLAALALGLGGLAAWYVITGVFEFGWAPDWTIVGATLGLGALLTLGIGLLGSLPVLSVRPAQALRRL